The following proteins are co-located in the Verrucomicrobiia bacterium genome:
- a CDS encoding nucleoside deaminase, translating to MKSAFMKAAIRISLQMMRRNAGGPFGAVVVKNGRVVGRGWNQVTSTNDPTAHAEMVAIRDACRRLKTFQLDDCELYTSCEPCPMCLSAMYWSRLKKVYYGNTREDAAAIEFDDDFIYREIPRPISERKLPMKQLLHKEALAAFTEWKNKPDKIRY from the coding sequence ATGAAAAGCGCGTTCATGAAAGCAGCGATCCGCATCTCGCTCCAGATGATGCGGCGCAATGCCGGCGGCCCTTTCGGCGCGGTGGTGGTGAAGAACGGCCGCGTGGTCGGACGCGGCTGGAACCAGGTCACCTCGACGAACGACCCGACGGCCCATGCCGAAATGGTCGCCATCCGCGACGCCTGCCGCCGCTTGAAAACTTTTCAGTTGGACGACTGCGAACTCTACACCAGTTGCGAGCCCTGTCCGATGTGCCTCTCCGCTATGTACTGGTCGCGCTTGAAAAAAGTTTATTATGGCAACACCCGCGAAGACGCCGCCGCCATCGAATTCGACGACGATTTTATTTACCGGGAAATTCCGCGCCCCATTTCAGAACGCAAACTGCCGATGAAACAGTTATTGCACAAGGAAGCCCTCGCGGCGTTCACCGAGTGGAAGAACAAGCCGGATAAGATTCGGTATTAG
- a CDS encoding DUF47 family protein, with the protein MFSLQKLLGKEDMFFDLLEASAEEARASVQALVKLNKNPEQTTLLYEFIQARRKEKQIRAKITEAVYNTFVTALEREDIESLSHALYRIPKTVEKFGERLLLAPQYAQGVDFSKQVNLLEQATDTVCQMVKSLRQGASLEKIMALNDKLQYLEGEADKTVIELLRGLLNAKHDDPIKVIVLKDLYEVLEKVIDRCRDVGNIIAAIILKNS; encoded by the coding sequence ATGTTTTCACTTCAAAAATTGCTCGGCAAAGAAGACATGTTCTTTGACCTGCTTGAAGCCAGCGCGGAAGAAGCGCGTGCCAGCGTCCAGGCGCTCGTCAAGCTGAACAAAAACCCCGAGCAAACCACCTTGCTCTACGAATTCATCCAGGCGCGGCGCAAGGAGAAGCAGATTCGCGCGAAGATCACCGAGGCGGTCTATAATACTTTTGTCACTGCGCTCGAACGCGAAGACATCGAGAGTCTTTCGCATGCGCTTTATCGCATTCCCAAGACGGTCGAGAAATTTGGCGAGCGCCTGTTGCTCGCGCCGCAGTATGCTCAGGGCGTGGATTTTTCCAAGCAGGTGAATTTGCTTGAACAAGCGACCGACACGGTTTGCCAGATGGTCAAAAGCCTTCGCCAGGGGGCGTCGCTTGAGAAAATAATGGCGCTCAATGACAAGCTGCAATATCTCGAAGGCGAGGCCGACAAGACCGTCATCGAACTGCTCCGCGGTTTGCTCAATGCCAAACACGATGACCCCATCAAAGTCATCGTTTTGAAGGACCTTTATGAAGTGCTGGAAAAGGTCATAGATCGTTGCCGCGACGTCGGCAATATCATCGCCGCGATCATTTTGAAAAACTCCTGA
- the ispF gene encoding 2-C-methyl-D-erythritol 2,4-cyclodiphosphate synthase: protein MVHVGIGYDVHQLVAGRKLIIGGVEIPHTKGLDGHSDADVLMHAICDAVLGALGEVDIGHFFPNTDPRWKGAPSKVFLQEAARQAKTRSARIVNIDATMIAQEPKLFPHIANMKNNIAAALGIDATRVGIKATTNEMMGFVGRGEGIAAMAVASVDRPE from the coding sequence ATGGTTCATGTAGGAATAGGTTATGATGTCCATCAACTGGTGGCCGGTCGCAAGCTCATCATCGGCGGCGTGGAGATCCCGCACACGAAGGGGCTCGACGGCCATTCGGACGCCGACGTGCTCATGCATGCCATCTGCGATGCCGTCCTCGGCGCGCTTGGCGAGGTGGACATCGGCCACTTTTTTCCGAACACCGATCCACGCTGGAAAGGCGCGCCCAGCAAAGTGTTTTTGCAGGAAGCCGCGCGCCAGGCGAAAACCCGTTCGGCCCGCATCGTGAACATTGACGCCACCATGATCGCGCAGGAACCCAAATTATTTCCGCACATCGCGAACATGAAAAACAACATCGCCGCCGCGCTGGGCATTGATGCGACCCGTGTGGGCATCAAGGCGACCACCAATGAAATGATGGGCTTCGTCGGCCGCGGCGAAGGCATCGCCGCAATGGCCGTGGCGAGCGTGGATCGTCCCGAATAA
- a CDS encoding PIG-L family deacetylase, whose translation MNPYHQLVSDYARMTREGKSFPLGKFPRCPRPDVAADAPKVLIFSPHPDDEVIIGGIALRLLREAKWNVINIAVTQGSKPERQAGRLAELKACCDCIGFGLEQTAPTGLERIYVKTREQEPAFWQKSVKVIADILAQHQPHVILVPHDRDWNSSHIGTHFLVMDALAMLPKSFDCYVVETEFWGAMWSPNLMVEISPQDLGDLITALTFHEVEVKRNPYHLSLPAWMQDNVRRGGELVGGQGGAAPDFVFSTLYGLKRWREGKLEKTYEGGKMISCNQNPAELFP comes from the coding sequence ATGAACCCGTACCATCAACTCGTTTCGGACTATGCGCGAATGACGCGCGAAGGAAAATCGTTCCCGCTCGGCAAATTTCCGCGCTGCCCGCGGCCCGACGTCGCCGCCGATGCCCCCAAGGTCCTGATCTTTTCGCCGCACCCCGACGATGAAGTCATCATCGGCGGCATCGCGCTGCGATTGTTGCGCGAAGCGAAATGGAACGTCATCAACATCGCCGTGACGCAAGGCAGCAAACCCGAACGTCAGGCCGGTCGCCTCGCGGAACTGAAAGCCTGTTGCGACTGCATCGGTTTCGGTTTGGAGCAGACCGCGCCGACCGGTTTGGAGCGCATCTATGTGAAGACGCGCGAACAGGAGCCCGCGTTCTGGCAAAAATCGGTGAAGGTGATCGCCGATATTCTCGCGCAACATCAGCCGCACGTGATTTTGGTTCCGCATGACCGCGACTGGAACAGTTCGCACATCGGCACGCATTTTCTGGTGATGGATGCGCTGGCAATGCTGCCGAAAAGTTTTGATTGCTACGTCGTCGAGACGGAATTTTGGGGTGCGATGTGGTCGCCGAATCTGATGGTGGAAATCAGCCCGCAGGATTTGGGCGATCTCATCACGGCGCTGACGTTTCACGAAGTTGAGGTGAAGCGCAACCCATATCATCTCTCGCTGCCCGCGTGGATGCAGGACAACGTGCGGCGCGGCGGCGAATTGGTGGGCGGGCAGGGCGGCGCGGCGCCGGACTTTGTTTTCTCGACGTTGTATGGCTTGAAACGCTGGCGCGAAGGGAAGTTGGAAAAAACCTACGAAGGTGGAAAAATGATTTCATGCAATCAAAACCCGGCGGAGTTATTCCCATGA
- a CDS encoding ROK family protein: protein MNNNHGLPLVAPRVTPVLDPAFRPAILANRAFRELARATGEAVPVELALEQADGSIFRFKTVALPDTHPNAPGNIVHLERMVKFLLWSRGGFRIYFNGPKSLGEALQKHYRETPTGKFDSEIIGSRIYDKPIEVVITSNLPPERANTTPLGRHLDGCRIGFDLGGSDRKVAAVVDGKVLFSEEVVWDPVKQTDPQYHYDGVMHSLKLAAKHLPRVDAIGGSSAGVYVNNRVKVASLFRGIAPDIFNQRVKEMFLEIQKEWSNIPFEIVNDGEVTALAGSMSLGENGVLGIALGTSTAGGYVNMEGNITSWLNELAFMPIDYNPAAPVDEWSGDYGCGVQYFSQQGVGRLLGVAGIETDSSLGFPEKLKHVQVLMARGDYRAEKIYQTIGTYLGYALAHYSDFYDFKHILILGRVTTGRGGDVIIAGAKEVLKIEFPELAAKIKFQIPDETDKRHGQAIAAASLPTIKK, encoded by the coding sequence ATGAACAATAATCATGGCCTCCCGTTAGTCGCTCCGCGAGTTACTCCCGTTCTCGACCCCGCCTTCCGTCCCGCGATCTTGGCCAACCGCGCCTTCCGCGAACTCGCGCGCGCCACCGGCGAAGCCGTGCCCGTCGAACTCGCCCTTGAGCAAGCCGACGGTTCCATCTTCCGTTTCAAAACCGTCGCGCTGCCCGACACCCATCCGAACGCGCCCGGCAATATTGTTCACCTCGAGCGCATGGTGAAATTTCTCCTCTGGTCGCGCGGCGGTTTTCGCATTTATTTCAACGGCCCCAAATCTCTCGGCGAAGCCTTGCAAAAACATTATCGCGAAACACCCACCGGCAAGTTCGATTCCGAAATCATCGGCTCGCGCATTTATGATAAACCGATTGAAGTCGTGATCACTTCGAATCTTCCGCCCGAACGCGCTAACACGACCCCGCTGGGCCGCCATCTCGACGGCTGCCGCATCGGTTTTGATCTCGGCGGCAGTGATCGCAAAGTCGCCGCGGTCGTGGACGGAAAAGTTTTGTTCAGCGAAGAAGTCGTTTGGGACCCCGTCAAGCAAACCGACCCGCAATATCATTACGACGGCGTGATGCACTCGCTGAAACTCGCCGCGAAACATCTGCCGCGCGTGGATGCCATCGGCGGCAGTTCGGCGGGTGTGTATGTGAACAACCGCGTGAAAGTGGCGTCGCTCTTTCGCGGAATCGCGCCCGATATTTTCAACCAGCGCGTGAAGGAAATGTTTTTGGAAATCCAAAAAGAGTGGAGCAACATTCCCTTCGAGATCGTGAACGATGGCGAAGTCACCGCGCTCGCGGGCTCGATGTCCCTTGGCGAAAACGGCGTGCTCGGCATCGCGCTCGGCACCAGCACCGCCGGCGGTTATGTGAACATGGAAGGCAATATTACCTCGTGGCTGAACGAGCTTGCCTTCATGCCGATTGATTATAATCCCGCCGCGCCGGTGGATGAATGGTCGGGCGATTACGGCTGCGGCGTGCAATATTTTTCGCAACAGGGCGTGGGACGGTTGCTCGGCGTCGCGGGTATCGAAACCGATTCGTCGCTCGGCTTTCCCGAAAAATTGAAACACGTCCAGGTGTTGATGGCCAGGGGCGATTATCGCGCGGAAAAAATTTATCAAACCATCGGCACGTATCTCGGCTACGCGCTCGCGCACTACTCGGATTTTTACGATTTCAAACACATCCTCATTCTCGGCCGCGTGACCACCGGCAGAGGCGGCGATGTGATCATCGCGGGCGCGAAGGAAGTTTTGAAAATCGAATTCCCCGAACTCGCGGCCAAAATCAAATTTCAAATTCCCGACGAAACCGACAAGCGCCACGGCCAGGCCATCGCCGCCGCCAGCCTTCCCACGATCAAAAAATAA
- a CDS encoding gamma-glutamyl-gamma-aminobutyrate hydrolase family protein (Members of this family of hydrolases with an active site Cys residue belong to MEROPS family C26.), whose translation MKNSPRTKSKTRNKNERPPLILVSPNTEVKGEEFGDMSISLSETYMRAVMAAGGVPLVLPGLASPEIVAECVAQCDGVLFSGGDDINPKLYTKSLSPKLRKTVNIEKGERDLRELILVDEVFKQRKPVLGICRGHQIINVALGGTLVVDIPSQVKGALNHRQMERKSEVVHEARLTEDSLLAKITGKQRLGVNSTHHQAIGRVAKPLKVTAVSDDGVVEATELQSDSAHLLPYFMTVQFHPERLAPRYPEHQEVFNSFTRACVANRNRKI comes from the coding sequence ATGAAAAATTCCCCGCGCACAAAATCGAAGACTAGAAACAAAAACGAGCGGCCGCCGCTGATTCTAGTTTCGCCGAACACGGAAGTGAAAGGCGAAGAATTTGGCGACATGTCCATCAGCCTTTCGGAGACTTATATGCGCGCCGTCATGGCGGCGGGCGGCGTCCCATTGGTGCTGCCGGGATTGGCGTCGCCGGAAATCGTGGCCGAATGCGTGGCGCAGTGCGATGGCGTGCTTTTCTCTGGCGGCGACGACATCAATCCGAAGCTCTATACAAAATCCTTATCGCCGAAGTTGCGAAAGACGGTGAACATCGAAAAAGGCGAACGCGATTTGCGCGAGTTGATATTGGTGGACGAAGTGTTTAAACAACGCAAACCGGTGCTGGGAATTTGCCGCGGGCATCAGATCATAAACGTCGCGCTCGGCGGCACGCTGGTGGTGGATATTCCCAGCCAGGTCAAGGGTGCTTTGAACCATCGCCAAATGGAGCGCAAAAGCGAGGTCGTGCATGAAGCACGGTTGACAGAGGATTCATTGCTTGCCAAGATTACGGGGAAGCAGCGCCTGGGTGTGAACAGCACACATCATCAAGCCATCGGCCGCGTCGCCAAGCCGCTGAAGGTCACGGCTGTAAGCGATGATGGCGTGGTGGAAGCAACGGAATTGCAGAGCGACTCCGCCCATTTGCTGCCGTATTTTATGACCGTGCAGTTTCATCCTGAGCGTCTGGCGCCCCGGTATCCGGAGCATCAGGAAGTATTCAATAGTTTTACCCGGGCGTGTGTCGCAAATCGCAATCGTAAAATATGA
- the nadA gene encoding quinolinate synthase NadA: MIDLAEFQVRGDLLKVRAPMPRAQFDPLSQEIFALKKKLNAVILAHNYQVPEIQDVADFVGDSLGLSQQAAKTSADVIVFCGVHFMAETAKILNPNKVVILPDKDAGCSLEQSCPAPKLAALQATNPNFYTVTYINCSAEVKALSDVICTSGNAVKIVNASPKDRDLLFVPDENLGAWVMEQTGRPMTLWRGNCYAHVEYRADALTKLIGQYPDAKVIVHPESMREVRDLANVVCSTEKMIDYCKHSDARKFIIVTESGIIHRMQRECPDKEFICAPVFDVMRAPTDNCRCSECKYMKMNTLEKVRDCMKNLAPQIELPAEIIQRARLPIERMLEISARPLENAG, translated from the coding sequence ATGATTGATTTGGCTGAATTTCAGGTTCGCGGGGATTTGTTGAAGGTTCGCGCACCGATGCCGCGCGCGCAGTTTGATCCGCTTTCGCAGGAGATTTTTGCGCTCAAGAAAAAACTCAACGCCGTCATTCTCGCGCATAATTATCAAGTCCCGGAAATCCAGGATGTTGCGGATTTCGTTGGCGATTCCCTTGGGCTTTCGCAGCAAGCGGCGAAGACCAGCGCGGATGTCATCGTGTTCTGCGGCGTGCATTTCATGGCGGAAACGGCGAAGATTTTGAACCCGAACAAGGTCGTTATTTTGCCGGACAAAGATGCTGGTTGTTCACTCGAACAAAGCTGTCCCGCGCCAAAACTCGCGGCGCTGCAAGCCACCAATCCGAATTTCTACACGGTCACTTACATTAATTGCAGCGCGGAAGTGAAAGCGCTCAGCGATGTGATTTGCACCAGTGGCAATGCGGTAAAAATCGTGAATGCCTCGCCGAAGGACCGCGATTTGCTTTTCGTGCCGGACGAAAATCTCGGCGCGTGGGTCATGGAACAGACCGGGCGCCCGATGACTTTGTGGCGCGGAAATTGTTATGCGCATGTGGAATATCGCGCCGATGCGCTGACGAAATTGATCGGGCAATATCCCGACGCCAAAGTGATTGTTCATCCTGAAAGCATGCGCGAAGTGCGCGACCTTGCCAACGTTGTTTGCTCGACGGAAAAGATGATTGATTATTGCAAGCACAGCGACGCGCGGAAATTCATCATCGTCACGGAATCGGGCATCATCCATCGCATGCAGCGCGAATGTCCCGACAAGGAATTTATTTGCGCGCCGGTGTTTGACGTGATGCGCGCGCCGACGGACAACTGCCGCTGTAGCGAGTGCAAATACATGAAGATGAATACGCTCGAAAAAGTGCGCGACTGCATGAAAAATCTCGCGCCGCAAATCGAGCTGCCCGCTGAGATCATCCAACGCGCGCGCCTGCCGATTGAGCGCATGCTGGAAATTTCCGCGAGGCCGCTGGAGAACGCGGGATAA
- a CDS encoding inorganic phosphate transporter: protein MTLVLTVIVIALVFEYINGFHDTANSIATVVSTKVLTPRQAVVLAAVTNLVGAMWGTAVAKTITGGLVDSRIVTMTSDILICTLIGAILWNLLTWWLGLPSSSSHALIGALCGAGLAASHNNWHAIIWSEPNHEHWYKGGGLLWKVIVPMFFSPALGFILGFAIMAALYICLRNRRPSRVNAFFGKAQMFSAGAMGFMHGTNDAQKTMGIIALVLLGATKAGTFAHLPGFLSFLDTPEPPAGGSLEIALWIKVTCALTMASGTAVGGWRIIKTLGHKMVKLHPINGFAAEASSATVIAAASYFGIPVSTTHNISASIMGVGCAKRFNAIKWNVVERMVWAWIFTIPVSGAIAYGMVWAMQVAGWVV, encoded by the coding sequence ATGACGCTCGTCCTGACCGTCATCGTCATTGCGTTGGTTTTCGAATACATCAACGGATTTCATGACACCGCCAACTCCATCGCCACGGTCGTCTCGACCAAGGTCCTGACGCCGCGCCAGGCGGTCGTGCTGGCGGCGGTCACCAACCTCGTCGGCGCGATGTGGGGAACCGCCGTCGCCAAGACCATCACGGGCGGCCTCGTTGATTCGAGGATAGTCACGATGACTTCGGACATTCTCATCTGCACTTTAATCGGCGCGATCCTTTGGAACTTGCTCACGTGGTGGCTGGGGTTGCCTTCGAGTTCGAGCCATGCGCTGATCGGCGCGTTGTGCGGAGCGGGCCTGGCGGCGTCGCATAATAATTGGCACGCGATCATCTGGTCGGAGCCCAATCACGAGCATTGGTACAAAGGCGGGGGGCTGTTGTGGAAAGTGATCGTGCCGATGTTTTTCTCGCCGGCGCTTGGATTCATCCTTGGTTTTGCGATCATGGCCGCGCTCTATATTTGTCTGCGCAACCGCCGGCCTTCGCGCGTCAACGCGTTCTTCGGCAAGGCACAAATGTTCAGCGCGGGCGCGATGGGTTTTATGCACGGCACGAACGACGCGCAAAAGACGATGGGTATCATTGCGCTGGTGCTGCTGGGCGCGACGAAGGCCGGGACTTTCGCGCACTTGCCGGGATTCCTTTCCTTTCTGGATACGCCGGAACCACCGGCTGGCGGTTCACTGGAAATTGCGCTTTGGATCAAGGTGACGTGCGCGCTGACGATGGCCTCGGGAACGGCCGTCGGCGGCTGGCGCATCATCAAGACGCTCGGCCACAAAATGGTGAAGCTGCATCCGATCAATGGCTTCGCGGCGGAGGCGAGTTCCGCGACGGTGATTGCGGCGGCGTCTTACTTTGGCATTCCGGTTTCGACGACGCATAATATTTCCGCCTCCATCATGGGCGTGGGTTGCGCGAAGCGTTTCAACGCGATCAAATGGAACGTGGTGGAGCGCATGGTGTGGGCGTGGATTTTCACGATTCCGGTTTCGGGTGCCATTGCTTACGGCATGGTTTGGGCGATGCAAGTTGCTGGTTGGGTGGTTTGA
- a CDS encoding complex I NDUFA9 subunit family protein: MKVFVTGASGFVGEEILRQLHAAGYGIRILARKEKSSAVQSAAARFKVEIHPGDVTDAQTLFGALIGCDAVIHLVGIISEVGKSTYENIHTRGTQNMVGAAQPAGVRRFIHMSALGTRPNAVARYHQSKWAAEEILRHSGLDFTIFRPSIIYGPHDHFVNLFASLSRFSPVLPVIGDGRAKLQPVPVADVAKCFVSALSEPKSIGQTFDLAGRDVLSFEQVLDTILEVTHRKRWKMHVPLAIARLQATLLEKVFPLFGKAPPFNRDQLLMLQEDNVGDAKCAMELFSINGVSFKDGIAGYLHSSN, from the coding sequence GTGAAAGTGTTCGTCACCGGCGCGTCGGGCTTTGTCGGCGAAGAAATTCTTCGACAGCTTCACGCCGCTGGTTACGGCATCCGCATTCTCGCGCGAAAGGAAAAATCATCCGCGGTTCAATCCGCCGCCGCGCGTTTCAAGGTTGAGATTCATCCCGGGGACGTGACCGATGCGCAAACCCTTTTCGGCGCATTGATCGGCTGCGATGCCGTCATCCATCTCGTCGGCATCATCAGCGAAGTGGGCAAATCCACTTACGAAAACATCCACACGCGCGGAACGCAAAATATGGTGGGTGCCGCGCAACCAGCCGGCGTGCGCCGCTTCATCCACATGAGCGCGCTCGGCACGCGCCCGAACGCGGTCGCGCGTTATCATCAATCCAAATGGGCCGCCGAGGAAATTTTGCGCCACAGCGGCCTGGACTTCACGATCTTTCGTCCCTCGATCATTTACGGCCCGCATGATCATTTCGTAAATCTGTTCGCGAGCCTCTCGCGTTTTTCTCCCGTGTTGCCAGTGATCGGCGATGGCCGCGCAAAATTGCAACCGGTTCCCGTCGCGGATGTGGCGAAGTGTTTTGTCAGCGCACTTTCCGAGCCCAAATCTATCGGCCAAACTTTCGACCTTGCTGGTCGTGACGTTTTAAGTTTTGAGCAAGTCCTCGACACTATTCTCGAAGTCACGCATCGCAAACGCTGGAAAATGCACGTGCCCCTCGCCATCGCGCGACTCCAAGCCACGCTGCTGGAAAAAGTTTTTCCTCTCTTCGGAAAAGCGCCGCCATTCAATCGCGATCAACTATTGATGCTTCAGGAGGACAATGTTGGTGATGCAAAGTGCGCAATGGAATTATTTTCAATTAATGGGGTGAGTTTTAAAGACGGAATAGCTGGCTATTTGCATTCATCAAATTGA
- a CDS encoding sigma-54 dependent transcriptional regulator — translation MKANILVLDDDSEIRELLSQVLQRSNYTVHQVKDAAGLKETYGRFQPDVVLLDYKLPDATGLDLLPLIKKEWPEAEVIMLTGHATYDVAVEATKRGAFHFAEKPFDPESLLNLIKRALEIRSLREAVSTANSIFQCEAMKAVVRTVRRVAPSDVSILITGESGTGKEVIADLVHTASGRSAGPLIKINCAALPRELIESELFGSVKGAFTGANSDREGLFRQAEGGTLLLDELSEMPIDTQSKLLRVLQEKEVRPVGGRTSYKTDCRIIAATNRKPEEAIRDGKLREDLFYRISAVSVHLPPLRERREDILPLAMSFLKRFSSQANRDITGFSDEAAERLRSFDWPGNVRQLQNEVQRAVLLSEGKVIEGVDLSITSASNEASGDTSFTLLEGVERNTIVQMLKETGGNKLETAKRLGIGRQTLYNKIKAYGIET, via the coding sequence ATGAAGGCAAATATCCTGGTCCTGGACGACGATTCGGAAATCCGCGAATTGCTCTCACAAGTGTTGCAGCGCAGCAATTACACAGTCCACCAGGTGAAGGACGCCGCCGGGCTCAAGGAAACCTACGGCCGTTTCCAGCCGGACGTGGTGTTGCTGGATTATAAATTGCCCGATGCCACCGGCCTCGACCTGCTCCCGCTCATCAAGAAAGAATGGCCCGAGGCGGAAGTCATCATGCTCACCGGCCACGCGACCTATGATGTCGCCGTGGAAGCCACTAAGCGCGGCGCATTTCACTTTGCAGAAAAGCCGTTCGACCCCGAGAGCCTGCTGAACCTCATCAAGCGCGCGCTGGAAATCCGTTCCTTACGCGAAGCCGTCTCGACCGCGAATTCCATTTTCCAATGTGAGGCGATGAAAGCCGTCGTGCGCACCGTGCGCCGCGTCGCGCCGAGCGATGTTTCGATTTTGATCACCGGCGAAAGCGGCACGGGCAAGGAAGTCATCGCCGATCTCGTCCACACCGCGAGCGGGCGTTCCGCTGGGCCGTTGATCAAGATCAACTGCGCCGCACTGCCGCGCGAATTGATCGAGAGTGAATTGTTCGGCTCCGTCAAAGGCGCCTTCACCGGCGCGAACAGCGACCGCGAAGGGTTGTTTCGCCAGGCCGAAGGCGGTACGCTGCTGCTGGACGAACTGTCCGAAATGCCGATTGATACGCAGAGCAAATTGCTGCGCGTGCTCCAGGAAAAGGAAGTGCGCCCGGTCGGCGGGCGGACCAGTTACAAGACGGATTGCCGCATCATTGCCGCGACCAATCGCAAGCCGGAAGAGGCGATCCGTGATGGCAAGCTGCGCGAGGATTTGTTTTACCGCATCAGCGCGGTATCGGTGCATCTGCCGCCCTTGCGCGAGCGCCGCGAAGACATTCTGCCGCTGGCGATGTCGTTCCTGAAGCGGTTTTCCTCACAGGCGAATCGTGACATCACGGGATTTTCTGACGAAGCGGCGGAGCGGTTGCGTTCGTTCGACTGGCCGGGCAACGTGCGCCAGTTGCAGAACGAAGTCCAGCGCGCGGTGCTTTTGAGCGAAGGCAAAGTGATTGAAGGCGTTGACTTGTCCATCACTTCCGCCAGCAACGAAGCCAGCGGTGACACAAGTTTTACGCTGCTGGAAGGCGTTGAACGCAATACCATCGTGCAGATGCTCAAGGAAACCGGCGGCAATAAATTGGAAACGGCCAAGCGTTTGGGCATTGGCCGGCAGACACTTTATAATAAGATCAAGGCTTACGGGATCGAGACGTAA
- a CDS encoding NAD(P)H-dependent oxidoreductase, whose amino-acid sequence MSEPALKILAVVGSLHRESVTRCVIQNAARQFQAAGCIVDILDFAQEPLALYNPDTAHEGPAYSALRARVEQADVILVGTPDYHGSISGATKNFLDHFWREFAGKLFAILVASHEKGLTATDQLRTVARQCYAWVLPYGVAFVDGHDVKDGQIISETFKHRLEMLVRDTRVYGQLLAHQRRADLRGTEPGFLARHR is encoded by the coding sequence ATGTCAGAACCAGCTCTGAAAATTCTTGCGGTCGTCGGCAGCCTCCATCGCGAATCCGTCACGCGCTGCGTGATCCAGAATGCCGCCCGGCAATTTCAAGCTGCGGGTTGCATTGTGGACATTCTCGATTTCGCGCAGGAACCGCTCGCGCTTTATAATCCCGACACGGCGCACGAAGGCCCGGCTTATTCCGCGTTGCGCGCGCGCGTGGAACAGGCGGATGTCATCCTCGTCGGCACGCCGGATTATCACGGCAGCATCAGCGGCGCGACGAAAAATTTTCTCGACCATTTCTGGCGCGAGTTCGCCGGAAAACTTTTTGCGATCCTGGTCGCCTCGCACGAAAAGGGCCTCACTGCCACCGACCAACTCCGCACGGTCGCGCGCCAGTGTTACGCGTGGGTGCTGCCGTACGGCGTCGCTTTTGTTGACGGGCACGATGTGAAGGACGGCCAAATCATCAGCGAAACTTTCAAGCACCGCCTCGAAATGCTTGTGCGCGATACGCGCGTCTATGGCCAGCTTCTTGCCCATCAGCGGCGCGCGGACTTGCGCGGGACTGAGCCGGGTTTTCTTGCGCGGCATCGGTGA